One genomic window of Candidatus Zixiibacteriota bacterium includes the following:
- a CDS encoding DUF4388 domain-containing protein has product MSFTGNLKTVAFPDILQLLSTGKKTGILSITKGATQKEVCFKAGNIIYATSRGAEEDYLGGLLLRRGRIVKADLDRALHMHKNTGKRLGQVLVDMGLFSREEITDCLKLQVEEIVYNLFSWESGEFIFSEGKLPTVKDILVELQTVSLIMEGTRRIDEWLEIQRSLPKENQLLKVVLSPNAKSDEIVLSPEEFQILWLINGERSLPDIVAASPIGEFATYRGMYKLILSNLVIVSGVKAAAEKEDTDEEEQLWWLVLRLYTACFDSIRRKLERKLGPDNSCITNMFAAYRKGVWAYFTGLGSSDFKTNFENFRRTANKIPKEARLHKLLSGLNHILGEQLAFVGSMLGTNVLRSLESEIKKEISIPLAERRSVSSKYELEENIFQVLKDSKKIFMT; this is encoded by the coding sequence ATGAGCTTTACCGGCAATCTGAAAACGGTAGCGTTTCCGGATATTCTGCAGCTCCTTTCAACCGGAAAGAAGACCGGTATTCTATCAATTACTAAGGGCGCTACGCAGAAGGAAGTCTGCTTCAAAGCTGGGAACATCATCTATGCGACCTCCAGAGGAGCAGAGGAAGATTATCTCGGCGGACTTCTGTTGAGACGGGGACGAATAGTCAAGGCCGATCTCGATCGCGCGCTGCATATGCACAAGAATACCGGGAAGCGACTTGGCCAGGTTCTTGTAGATATGGGACTCTTCTCGCGCGAGGAAATTACAGACTGCCTCAAGCTCCAAGTTGAAGAGATCGTCTATAATCTCTTCTCCTGGGAGTCAGGCGAGTTCATCTTCAGCGAGGGGAAGCTTCCCACTGTGAAGGACATTCTTGTCGAACTGCAGACTGTGAGCCTCATCATGGAAGGAACTCGTCGAATCGATGAGTGGCTTGAAATTCAGAGATCCCTTCCGAAGGAGAATCAGTTGCTCAAAGTGGTTCTCAGTCCCAATGCTAAGTCTGATGAAATAGTCCTTTCGCCGGAAGAATTCCAGATCCTGTGGCTTATCAATGGCGAGCGATCACTTCCTGATATAGTCGCGGCTTCCCCGATAGGGGAGTTCGCAACATATCGAGGAATGTACAAACTCATACTCTCGAATCTTGTTATAGTCTCAGGCGTCAAAGCCGCCGCGGAAAAAGAGGACACGGATGAGGAAGAGCAACTGTGGTGGCTGGTTCTGCGCCTGTATACAGCCTGTTTCGACTCGATTCGCCGAAAGCTGGAACGTAAGCTCGGCCCCGATAATTCGTGCATCACCAATATGTTTGCGGCATATCGCAAAGGTGTCTGGGCGTATTTCACCGGGCTCGGATCGTCCGATTTCAAGACGAATTTCGAGAATTTTCGACGAACCGCAAATAAGATCCCCAAGGAGGCGAGACTCCACAAACTGCTATCGGGTCTGAACCACATCCTTGGAGAGCAGCTCGCGTTTGTCGGATCGATGCTCGGAACAAATGTGCTTCGCTCCCTGGAATCGGAGATCAAGAAAGAGATATCAATCCCTCTTGCCGAGCGGCGCAGTGTGAGTTCGAAGTATGAACTTGAGGAAAATATCTTTCAGGTCCTTAAGGACAGCAAGAAAATCTTTATGACATGA
- a CDS encoding ComEC family competence protein, whose protein sequence is MKKYPGLVACTLLIVGVLIGREVHPPDFLTFCVLVGCFCVTLVSLIKNWDIAWRVAAACCIVTLGIFRYNLLASNMPANHISHFNHVRQESTVYGVLANEPDLRPDRTYLTVRCDSIRLKSGTLETSGLLLVKIDRFDDRFNYADRISVEGVPRPPVERRNFHGFDYKRYLMLKKIASCIHPNHWQRIKVLEHGTGSPMLSKVVIPLRGYILDLFGKQILGSERYLIAGFLIGETRFIPRQIYERFKDTGTLHLLAVSGSNVALVTGTVMLLFRLAGLPRRLLFALSLVVIVIFCQLSFNQPSVIRASLMIGLVLVGRIVYRKGSLVNIVAVAALLILLYDPLMLFDIGFQLSFVAAFSLVYFLKHMLPRHRWRSRWKRWVLDYGLMIVLSSVVVQLMVAPILAYYFGRIPLISFLSNLVVIPISSIAVVLSLLLVILAPIPFLSDVIAVGTQFFLHMSIRAVDFFASLPLVKLSLSPPDLSTIIFYYCTLFALFSVMRSRRNVRYLLAILLAWGSIASWRSVVADWRSGPTVTFLDLGQRSGLHVHIPPDFDLIATNADSGEGFDQVNQIILPYLIGEGVGSADIWEQCAPSDSEISEAVGVEAADLLPPDTGFVRVGSIYRVEMAKSSQGIEIMEVLLDGKLMIWLSRWAHLDLLDTNDVRNLEILALPYPGTDALRFIDKLKLLAPKRLIVFNRPMDENHADLDFLDKEIGEFGIAVFDVSRSGAVQFDIRSAKIEVKTAITVD, encoded by the coding sequence ATGAAAAAGTATCCGGGGCTCGTTGCATGTACATTGCTGATAGTAGGCGTGCTGATCGGCAGGGAAGTGCATCCACCAGATTTCCTGACTTTCTGCGTCCTGGTGGGATGTTTCTGTGTGACGCTCGTATCTCTTATCAAGAATTGGGACATCGCATGGCGTGTCGCGGCAGCATGCTGCATTGTGACTCTGGGCATCTTCAGATATAACTTGCTTGCATCGAACATGCCGGCCAATCATATCTCACATTTCAACCACGTCAGACAGGAATCCACTGTCTACGGGGTGCTGGCTAACGAACCGGATCTCAGGCCTGACCGAACGTATTTGACAGTCAGATGCGACAGTATCCGTCTCAAGAGCGGGACACTGGAGACATCAGGACTACTTCTTGTAAAAATCGATCGATTCGATGATCGCTTCAATTATGCGGATAGAATATCTGTTGAAGGTGTCCCCCGCCCTCCAGTTGAGCGGCGAAACTTCCACGGTTTTGACTACAAGCGGTATCTTATGCTGAAAAAGATTGCCTCTTGTATCCATCCGAATCATTGGCAGAGGATCAAGGTACTTGAGCATGGAACTGGAAGCCCGATGCTGTCGAAAGTCGTAATTCCATTGCGTGGCTATATTCTCGACCTGTTTGGGAAACAAATTCTAGGCTCAGAAAGGTATCTTATTGCCGGATTTCTGATAGGAGAGACGAGGTTCATTCCACGGCAGATTTATGAGCGTTTCAAGGACACCGGCACACTGCACCTTCTCGCGGTCTCCGGCTCAAATGTTGCCCTTGTGACCGGCACGGTCATGCTGCTTTTCAGGCTCGCGGGATTGCCGAGACGGCTTCTGTTTGCACTGTCGCTGGTGGTCATCGTGATCTTTTGTCAGCTTTCATTCAACCAGCCCTCTGTGATAAGAGCATCACTAATGATCGGCTTGGTCCTGGTCGGCAGAATCGTCTATCGCAAGGGAAGTCTGGTGAATATAGTGGCAGTGGCAGCGCTGCTAATACTGCTGTACGATCCTCTGATGCTGTTCGACATCGGCTTTCAGCTATCGTTTGTGGCAGCGTTCAGTCTTGTGTACTTCCTGAAGCATATGTTGCCGCGACACCGCTGGCGATCGCGGTGGAAGAGATGGGTTCTGGATTACGGGCTGATGATCGTGCTCTCGTCAGTGGTCGTCCAACTGATGGTTGCCCCAATCCTTGCCTATTATTTCGGCAGGATCCCATTGATATCTTTTCTGTCGAATCTGGTCGTGATTCCCATTTCGTCAATTGCAGTAGTGCTGTCGTTGCTGCTCGTAATCCTCGCACCGATCCCGTTTCTATCGGATGTCATTGCCGTCGGAACGCAATTCTTCCTGCATATGTCGATCAGGGCTGTCGACTTCTTTGCATCACTTCCATTGGTGAAATTGTCACTCTCTCCACCTGATCTCTCGACTATCATCTTCTATTACTGCACCCTGTTCGCTCTTTTCTCGGTCATGAGATCGAGACGGAATGTCAGGTATCTTCTGGCAATTCTGCTCGCCTGGGGGAGCATTGCGTCCTGGAGAAGTGTGGTTGCTGACTGGAGAAGTGGGCCGACCGTCACGTTTCTGGATCTGGGGCAGCGGTCCGGGCTGCATGTTCACATTCCGCCTGATTTCGATCTGATCGCGACAAACGCTGACTCAGGAGAGGGTTTCGACCAGGTCAATCAGATCATTCTGCCATATCTGATCGGTGAAGGCGTTGGCAGCGCCGATATATGGGAGCAGTGCGCTCCATCGGACTCTGAGATTTCCGAGGCGGTTGGCGTGGAAGCGGCAGACCTGCTTCCTCCTGATACAGGTTTTGTCCGAGTTGGTTCAATTTACCGTGTGGAAATGGCTAAGTCATCTCAGGGTATTGAGATAATGGAAGTGCTACTTGATGGTAAGCTCATGATCTGGCTCTCTCGATGGGCTCATCTCGATCTGCTAGATACAAATGATGTGAGGAACCTCGAAATCCTGGCGTTGCCGTATCCGGGAACAGATGCTTTGAGATTCATCGACAAACTTAAACTGCTGGCTCCAAAGAGGTTGATTGTCTTCAATCGTCCAATGGATGAGAATCACGCTGATCTTGATTTTCTGGACAAGGAGATTGGTGAATTCGGCATCGCTGTGTTTGATGTTTCTCGGTCTGGTGCTGTTCAATTCGATATCAGAAGTGCCAAGATTGAGGTCAAAACCGCCATCACCGTTGACTGA
- a CDS encoding roadblock/LC7 domain-containing protein, which produces MYDVLEDINRTSGVTGSMVVGHDGIVIAADLDARFQDETVGAIAASITANVNKSLERLSDEELSQITIEAANGKLFMSSNETGILVVTADPEVNIGLIRLEMKHAMSRIKTV; this is translated from the coding sequence ATGTATGATGTTCTTGAAGATATCAATCGCACCAGCGGTGTGACCGGATCTATGGTAGTCGGGCATGACGGCATCGTGATAGCAGCCGATCTCGACGCACGTTTCCAGGACGAGACCGTCGGTGCTATTGCGGCATCAATTACCGCAAATGTTAACAAATCGCTCGAACGACTGAGTGATGAGGAACTTTCGCAGATTACGATCGAGGCAGCGAACGGAAAGCTGTTCATGTCTTCCAATGAGACCGGCATTCTCGTTGTCACAGCCGATCCCGAAGTCAACATCGGGTTGATTCGACTCGAAATGAAGCATGCAATGTCAAGAATTAAGACTGTGTGA